A window of the Natronomonas salina genome harbors these coding sequences:
- the trpB gene encoding tryptophan synthase subunit beta, with protein sequence MADTGDHEFGEFGGRYVPEPLQEPLDQLAGAFEEIVPTEEFQSELRRLSEEYAGRPTPLFHAENLSDAYGADIYLKREDLLHGGAHKINNTLGQALLAKEAGKERLIAETGAGQHGTATAMVGALLGLDTEIYMGEKDVRRQQMNVFRMRLMGAEVNEVTRGDKGLADAVDAALEDFAGNVEDTHYLVGSVVGPDPFPRMVREFQSVIGEEAREQIQERIGGLPDACVACVGGGSNAIGLFDAFRDDDVAFYGGEGGGEGADSKRHAAPLAAGDEDVIHGMRTRVIGDDVDVHSVSAGLDYPGVGPEHAMFRAVGRCEYRGITDDEAMTAFRDLSELEGIIPALESAHAVALAGQLADEGDHDTIVVNLSGRGDKDMQQVAEMLDLG encoded by the coding sequence ATGGCCGACACCGGAGACCACGAGTTCGGAGAGTTCGGCGGCCGGTACGTCCCGGAACCGCTGCAGGAGCCGCTCGACCAGCTGGCGGGCGCCTTCGAGGAGATCGTCCCGACCGAGGAGTTCCAGTCGGAACTGCGCCGCCTCAGCGAGGAGTACGCCGGCCGGCCGACGCCGCTGTTCCACGCCGAGAACCTCAGCGACGCCTACGGCGCGGACATCTACCTCAAGCGCGAGGACCTCCTCCACGGCGGCGCCCACAAGATCAACAACACGCTGGGGCAGGCGCTGCTCGCCAAGGAGGCCGGCAAGGAGCGGCTCATCGCCGAGACGGGCGCGGGCCAGCACGGCACCGCGACGGCGATGGTCGGCGCGCTCCTCGGCCTCGACACGGAGATCTACATGGGCGAGAAGGACGTCCGCCGCCAGCAGATGAACGTCTTCCGCATGCGGTTGATGGGCGCGGAGGTCAACGAGGTCACTCGGGGTGACAAGGGGCTGGCCGACGCCGTCGACGCCGCCCTCGAGGACTTCGCCGGGAACGTCGAGGACACCCACTACCTGGTCGGCAGCGTCGTCGGCCCGGACCCGTTCCCGCGGATGGTCCGGGAGTTCCAGTCCGTCATCGGCGAGGAGGCCCGCGAACAGATCCAGGAGCGGATCGGCGGTCTGCCGGACGCCTGCGTCGCCTGCGTGGGCGGCGGTTCGAACGCCATCGGCCTCTTCGACGCCTTCCGCGACGACGACGTCGCCTTCTACGGCGGCGAGGGGGGCGGCGAGGGCGCCGACTCGAAGCGACACGCCGCGCCGCTTGCCGCCGGCGACGAGGACGTCATCCACGGGATGCGAACCCGCGTCATCGGCGACGACGTCGACGTCCACAGCGTGAGCGCGGGACTGGACTACCCGGGCGTCGGCCCCGAGCACGCTATGTTCCGGGCGGTCGGTCGCTGCGAGTACCGCGGCATCACCGACGACGAGGCGATGACCGCGTTCCGCGACCTCTCGGAACTCGAGGGCATCATCCCGGCCCTGGAGTCGGCCCACGCCGTCGCGCTCGCCGGCCAGCTGGCCGACGAGGGCGACCACGACACCATCGTCGTCAACCTCTCCGGCCGCGGCGACAAGGACATGCAGCAGGTCGCCGAGATGCTAGACCTCGGGTAA